Below is a genomic region from Bacteroidia bacterium.
CTTTTTCTCCATCCAGGTGGCATAAACCGCCTGTTGCCTGGGCCTGTCCTTGGGTACTTCGCGCAATGGTTCGCAAGGCCTGAAAGTGGCATGCATCTCGCCAGGTAAGCGCTGGTACAACTCGGTTCCTCGGGTTTTCCATTCCAGCATGTCATCACTTAAATCCTTGATGATTTTGGCCGGATTGCCCACCACAATTTTCCGGTTAGGAATCTGCATTTCGGCCGGTACAAAGCACAAAGCGCCTACTATGCACTCATCGCCAATAACAGCATCGTCCATCAATACCGCATTCATGCCTATCAAACTGTTGCGCCCCACCGTGGCCCCGTGAACAATAGCCCCATGACCAATATGCGCGCCCGTATGCAAGGTCACCGTCTTGCCCGGAAAAATATGGATGGTGCAATTCTCTTGCACATTGCATCCGTCTTCGATGATTATCTCGCCCCAATCGCCACGTATGGCCGCTCCCGGACCAATATACACATCCTTGCCTATAATCACATTGCCCGTTACAGCCGCCTGTGGGTGCAC
It encodes:
- a CDS encoding transferase hexapeptide repeat family protein → MIYEFNGYIPVVHPSAFVHPQAAVTGNVIIGKDVYIGPGAAIRGDWGEIIIEDGCNVQENCTIHIFPGKTVTLHTGAHIGHGAIVHGATVGRNSLIGMNAVLMDDAVIGDECIVGALCFVPAEMQIPNRKIVVGNPAKIIKDLSDDMLEWKTRGTELYQRLPGEMHATFRPCEPLREVPKDRPRQQAVYATWMEKKSGQGE